The following are encoded together in the Luteolibacter rhizosphaerae genome:
- a CDS encoding GntR family transcriptional regulator, translated as MKQPLPRRVHATLRSRLLDGTLLPGTRLDYKQLAQELGVSTTPVREAVTQLASEGFVELVPRLGAVVRSLNQNTAAELFEVREAIETFAAFKAAERLSSRHLDLLKQQMGVMQRLLEGFEEAGQLSLESTALDEFLDADLAFHKTILLAARNTALARTVEESQVQSRIFFADLGIHELERLLMAYQQHTEIYNALEKRDGAAASEAMRRHIRTSLQLTLDHLENSVTV; from the coding sequence GTGAAACAACCTCTTCCGCGTCGCGTTCATGCCACGCTCCGTTCCCGACTCTTGGACGGGACGCTCCTGCCGGGGACCCGTCTCGACTACAAGCAACTGGCCCAGGAGCTCGGGGTTTCCACCACTCCGGTGCGCGAAGCGGTGACCCAGCTCGCCAGCGAAGGCTTCGTGGAACTGGTGCCCCGTCTCGGTGCCGTGGTGCGCTCGCTGAACCAGAATACCGCCGCCGAGCTATTCGAGGTGCGGGAGGCTATCGAAACCTTCGCCGCCTTCAAAGCGGCGGAACGCCTGTCATCCCGTCATCTGGACCTGCTCAAGCAGCAGATGGGCGTCATGCAGCGCTTGCTGGAAGGATTTGAAGAAGCCGGCCAACTCAGTCTGGAATCCACGGCCTTGGACGAGTTCCTCGATGCCGATCTTGCTTTCCACAAGACCATCCTGCTGGCAGCCCGGAATACCGCGCTCGCCCGCACCGTGGAGGAAAGCCAGGTGCAATCCCGGATCTTCTTCGCCGACCTCGGGATCCACGAACTCGAGCGCCTGCTGATGGCCTATCAGCAGCACACGGAAATCTACAACGCGCTGGAGAAACGCGATGGTGCCGCAGCTTCCGAAGCCATGCGCCGCCACATCCGGACTTCACTGCAGCTCACGCTGGATCATTTGGAGAACTCCGTGACAGTCTAA
- the cysK gene encoding cysteine synthase A, translating into MPIAQSIADTIGNTPLIRLNKISADTGAEVLLKAEFFNPLFSVKDRIGKAMIEAAERDGQLKPGGLIIEPTSGNTGIALAFVARAKGYRCILTMPESMSIERRVLLRLLGAEIVLTPRARGMGGAIAKAKQLIEENPGSFGPGQFDNPANPEIHRKTTAEEIWRDTEGNIDAFVAGVGTGGTITGVSEVIKGRNPAMKTFAVEPVASPVISGGQPGPHMIQGIGAGFIPKNLNVDIIDEVVLVTNEDAFATAQFLNQEEGLPAGISTGANVWAAIQVAKRPEFQGKRIVTVGCSSTERYLSTLLAEKVREEVASLPVAEI; encoded by the coding sequence ATGCCAATCGCACAATCCATCGCCGACACGATCGGCAATACGCCGCTGATCCGCCTGAACAAGATCTCTGCCGATACCGGTGCGGAGGTGTTGCTGAAGGCCGAATTCTTCAACCCGCTTTTCAGCGTGAAGGACCGGATCGGCAAGGCGATGATCGAAGCTGCGGAACGTGACGGCCAGCTCAAGCCGGGCGGTCTGATCATCGAGCCGACTTCCGGCAACACGGGCATCGCGCTGGCCTTCGTGGCGCGCGCGAAGGGCTACCGCTGCATCCTGACCATGCCGGAGAGCATGTCGATCGAGCGTCGCGTGCTGCTGCGCCTGCTGGGTGCGGAGATCGTGCTGACGCCGCGTGCTCGTGGTATGGGCGGGGCGATCGCGAAGGCGAAGCAACTCATCGAAGAGAACCCGGGCTCCTTCGGTCCCGGCCAGTTCGACAATCCGGCGAATCCGGAGATCCACCGCAAGACGACGGCGGAAGAGATCTGGCGCGATACCGAAGGCAACATCGATGCTTTCGTCGCGGGCGTAGGCACCGGCGGCACGATCACGGGAGTCTCCGAGGTCATCAAGGGCCGCAACCCGGCGATGAAGACCTTCGCGGTGGAGCCCGTGGCCAGCCCGGTGATTTCCGGCGGCCAGCCCGGTCCGCACATGATCCAAGGGATCGGTGCCGGTTTCATCCCGAAGAACCTGAACGTGGACATCATCGACGAGGTGGTACTGGTCACGAATGAGGACGCCTTCGCCACGGCGCAGTTCCTCAATCAAGAGGAAGGTCTGCCGGCTGGTATCTCGACCGGAGCCAACGTGTGGGCTGCAATTCAGGTGGCGAAGCGCCCTGAGTTCCAAGGCAAGCGCATCGTTACGGTCGGTTGCTCGTCCACCGAGCGCTACCTTTCGACGCTTCTCGCCGAGAAGGTGCGCGAGGAAGTCGCGAGCCTGCCGGTGGCTGAGATCTGA
- a CDS encoding rhomboid family intramembrane serine protease, whose translation METGPDLPTSPLVTVGEWDSFDEADEHALVVLAMDRECWIEPGDGTFLVLATPEDAPAIRREFALYAEEQAERRERVEPPLFPAGVELMLLWIIALTAAFMVQERYPAFTEDFCNSSRALVEKGEWWRPFTALFLHADGGHLLSNIGIGGIFCVMVAHTVGAWRAWLLILASGTLGNALNAWLRYPSDFASLGASTATFGALGILTGAAVSAAWRFRSPKEFRPLVAPIFAGAMMLGMYGVGGEGIDVSGHFAGWACGAVLGVLGARKLRPEVGDEREKAAFARS comes from the coding sequence ATGGAGACTGGCCCTGATCTCCCGACCTCCCCGCTGGTCACGGTGGGGGAGTGGGATTCCTTTGACGAGGCGGACGAGCATGCGCTTGTCGTCTTGGCGATGGATCGCGAATGCTGGATCGAACCGGGTGACGGGACCTTTCTGGTACTGGCAACTCCGGAGGATGCCCCTGCGATCCGGCGGGAATTCGCGCTCTATGCGGAGGAGCAAGCAGAGCGTCGCGAGCGCGTGGAGCCGCCCTTGTTTCCCGCTGGCGTGGAGTTGATGCTGCTGTGGATCATCGCGCTCACCGCTGCATTCATGGTGCAGGAGCGTTATCCGGCCTTCACCGAGGACTTCTGCAATTCAAGCCGGGCCTTGGTGGAGAAAGGGGAATGGTGGAGGCCTTTCACGGCACTTTTCCTTCATGCGGACGGCGGCCATCTTCTGAGCAATATCGGGATCGGCGGCATCTTCTGTGTGATGGTGGCCCATACCGTGGGAGCATGGCGGGCATGGCTCTTGATTCTCGCGAGCGGAACCTTGGGCAACGCTCTGAACGCTTGGCTGCGCTATCCCTCGGACTTTGCTTCACTGGGTGCTTCGACAGCGACTTTTGGAGCCTTGGGCATTCTCACCGGCGCTGCAGTGTCTGCCGCATGGAGGTTCCGCTCACCGAAAGAATTCCGGCCGCTCGTCGCGCCGATCTTTGCGGGTGCCATGATGCTCGGGATGTACGGCGTGGGCGGAGAGGGGATCGATGTGTCCGGCCACTTCGCCGGGTGGGCCTGCGGTGCGGTTCTCGGGGTGCTGGGGGCGAGAAAGCTGCGTCCCGAGGTTGGGGACGAGCGCGAAAAGGCCGCGTTTGCCAGATCCTGA
- a CDS encoding 4-alpha-glucanotransferase, giving the protein MPERLAGLLLPAFTPRREGDLGIGDTRAMRHWIDICAKSGIGFLQLLPLNETGGDDSPYNAISSVALEPLYLSFEPKDIPGLEAEDLEVARVELGDALTASRVNYAAVRKVKRSLLEKAWLRFQAGKGDIAFYRFRREESAWLGNYCIYRWLMDQSGGSEAWDWWPEDRKTVAGALAYLAGERSKNPAAVDDRLEFYAWVQWLCFRQWRAVRQHADNKGVKLMGDIPIGVSRYSADVFFQREDFDLEWCGGAPPELIFKHDLFIQKWGQNWGIPLYRWERMQAAGFPWWRQRIAKLTDIFHIFRIDHVLGFYRIYSFPWQPQRNAEFLPLSEKEAAKLTGGLLPEWAPRPDDTPENKAANRADGDIRLRMAIEAAGSSAVVGEDLGSVPDYVRPHLASLDVAGFRIPHWDSDEKGHVIPPEALPECSFATYSTHDHDSIPALWASFHQLIADPDADPDEQERAEEYLRLMAEFADVKESAPYGPALKESLLSALLSSRSRYAAFMITDLCDLTDRLNSPGTVGPHNWSFRLPIELEAKAVLELGKLRPILEKSGRLLAP; this is encoded by the coding sequence ATGCCAGAGCGTCTTGCAGGTCTCCTTTTGCCCGCCTTCACCCCCCGCCGCGAGGGGGATCTGGGGATTGGCGACACGCGTGCGATGAGGCACTGGATCGATATCTGCGCGAAGAGCGGCATCGGCTTCCTACAGCTCCTTCCGCTGAACGAGACCGGTGGCGACGACAGTCCCTACAATGCCATTTCATCGGTGGCTTTGGAGCCGCTCTATCTGAGCTTCGAGCCGAAGGATATCCCCGGGCTGGAAGCGGAGGATCTGGAGGTGGCGCGGGTCGAACTCGGAGATGCGCTTACCGCTAGCCGCGTGAACTACGCCGCAGTGAGGAAAGTGAAGCGCAGTCTTCTGGAGAAGGCATGGCTCAGGTTTCAGGCGGGGAAGGGAGACATCGCATTCTATCGCTTCCGTCGCGAGGAGTCGGCGTGGCTCGGCAATTACTGCATCTATCGTTGGTTGATGGATCAGAGCGGTGGCTCCGAGGCATGGGACTGGTGGCCGGAAGATCGCAAGACGGTGGCGGGAGCGCTGGCTTATCTGGCTGGCGAGCGGAGCAAGAATCCGGCGGCGGTGGACGATCGCCTGGAATTCTACGCATGGGTCCAGTGGCTCTGCTTCCGCCAGTGGCGGGCCGTGCGCCAGCATGCGGACAACAAGGGCGTGAAGCTGATGGGAGACATTCCCATCGGGGTAAGCCGCTACTCCGCGGACGTTTTCTTCCAGCGCGAGGACTTCGATCTCGAATGGTGCGGCGGCGCGCCTCCGGAGCTGATCTTCAAGCATGACCTCTTCATCCAGAAGTGGGGCCAGAACTGGGGCATCCCGCTTTACCGGTGGGAACGCATGCAGGCCGCTGGCTTCCCGTGGTGGCGGCAGCGTATCGCCAAGCTCACCGACATCTTCCATATCTTCCGGATCGATCACGTCCTCGGCTTCTACCGGATCTATTCTTTCCCTTGGCAGCCCCAGCGGAATGCCGAGTTCCTGCCGCTTTCCGAGAAGGAAGCTGCGAAGCTCACGGGAGGGCTGCTGCCGGAATGGGCACCGCGTCCGGATGACACGCCGGAGAACAAGGCGGCCAATCGAGCTGATGGTGACATCCGACTCCGAATGGCGATCGAAGCCGCGGGTAGCTCCGCGGTGGTGGGTGAGGATCTGGGCAGCGTGCCCGATTACGTGCGCCCGCATCTCGCATCCCTCGATGTGGCCGGCTTCCGGATTCCGCATTGGGACTCGGACGAGAAGGGTCACGTGATTCCGCCGGAAGCTCTGCCGGAGTGCTCCTTCGCCACCTACTCGACCCACGATCACGATTCCATCCCCGCGCTGTGGGCCAGCTTCCACCAACTGATTGCCGATCCCGATGCGGATCCCGACGAGCAGGAGAGGGCGGAGGAATACCTGCGTCTGATGGCCGAGTTCGCTGATGTGAAAGAAAGTGCTCCCTACGGTCCTGCTCTGAAAGAGTCCCTGCTCTCCGCGCTGCTGAGCTCACGCTCCCGATACGCCGCCTTCATGATCACGGATCTCTGCGATCTAACAGACCGGCTCAATTCCCCGGGTACGGTGGGTCCCCACAACTGGAGCTTCCGCCTGCCCATCGAGCTGGAGGCCAAGGCAGTGCTGGAACTCGGCAAGCTCCGTCCGATTCTGGAGAAGTCCGGGCGGCTCCTAGCGCCGTGA
- a CDS encoding TIM barrel protein, translating to MLCRSPLRILLWMLVLASWARAAPFFAMDTGITGEPGKVAETLRELGYDGIGGSGTAVKPLRSAVEAKGLKLWNVYLTLKFAKGTPALTPELRGLISDLKRHDSTLWIAISEVADKSDETAIAGLTEFAGVASESGVKISLYPHTGFWLERFSDACRIADKVDRDDVGVTFNLCHWLKVEGDRDPIPEVQRASKRLQFVTINGADGGDTKAMGWDRLIRPLGEGSYDVGSFLSRLHREAKWDGPIGLQAYGVKGDQRENLAKSMAAWKGMKGGLDGMVVCGYQGWFRAEGDGSGNGWFHYSAGGRFDKDSTQIEMWPDMSELGPDERFPTPLRHADGSVAEVFSSVKEATVLRHFRWMREYGIDAAFVQRFAGLSRNPAHRASMDMVLGHCRTAANAEGRKWVLMYDLSGLKTEHFGTVSDDWTRLETEKRISRDDPAYLRYRGKPLVALWGMGFNDRAPSLAEWETLIRFFKEKDYAVMLGVPCYWRTLDRDTINDPKVHELIRMADIVSPWAVGRFGTPQDAANRVEKLLKPDIAWCRERGLDYLPVGFPGFSWYNLQKSRKQEAKFDQVPRLGGQFLWSQAIAAKDAGAKSLYIAMFDEVDEATAIFKTSQNPPVGEVRFLSEPGLKSDHYLWLTREIGKMLRGERGADTKLPLR from the coding sequence ATGCTTTGTCGTTCACCGCTCCGGATTCTCCTGTGGATGCTCGTTCTCGCCTCTTGGGCGAGGGCCGCTCCGTTCTTCGCGATGGATACGGGGATCACGGGCGAGCCGGGGAAGGTGGCGGAAACCTTGCGGGAACTCGGCTACGATGGGATCGGTGGCAGCGGGACGGCGGTGAAGCCGTTGCGCAGCGCGGTGGAGGCCAAGGGCCTGAAGCTGTGGAATGTCTATCTGACGCTGAAGTTTGCGAAGGGGACCCCGGCCCTTACTCCGGAGTTGCGGGGGCTGATCTCGGATCTGAAACGGCACGACTCGACGCTTTGGATTGCGATCTCCGAGGTGGCTGACAAGAGTGATGAAACGGCGATCGCCGGTCTAACAGAATTTGCCGGGGTTGCTAGCGAGTCGGGAGTGAAGATCTCCTTGTATCCACACACCGGCTTCTGGCTAGAGCGCTTCTCCGATGCCTGCAGGATCGCGGACAAGGTGGATCGGGATGATGTGGGAGTGACCTTCAACCTCTGCCATTGGCTCAAGGTCGAGGGTGACAGGGATCCGATTCCGGAAGTCCAGCGGGCTTCGAAGCGTCTGCAGTTCGTCACGATCAACGGGGCGGATGGAGGTGATACCAAGGCCATGGGGTGGGATCGCTTGATCCGGCCTCTGGGCGAGGGGAGTTACGATGTTGGTAGCTTTTTGTCGCGATTGCATCGGGAAGCGAAGTGGGATGGTCCGATCGGATTGCAGGCGTATGGGGTGAAGGGGGACCAGCGGGAGAATCTGGCGAAGTCGATGGCAGCTTGGAAGGGGATGAAGGGTGGCTTGGACGGGATGGTGGTGTGTGGGTATCAGGGATGGTTCCGGGCGGAAGGGGATGGATCGGGCAATGGCTGGTTCCACTATTCGGCGGGAGGGCGCTTCGATAAGGACAGCACGCAGATCGAGATGTGGCCGGACATGAGCGAACTGGGTCCGGACGAGCGCTTTCCGACGCCACTGCGACATGCCGATGGCAGTGTGGCGGAGGTCTTCAGCTCGGTGAAGGAGGCGACGGTACTCCGGCATTTCCGCTGGATGCGCGAGTATGGAATCGATGCGGCATTCGTTCAGCGCTTCGCGGGTCTGTCGCGGAATCCCGCTCATCGAGCGTCGATGGATATGGTGCTCGGGCATTGCCGGACGGCGGCGAATGCGGAGGGCCGCAAGTGGGTGCTGATGTATGATCTCTCTGGCTTGAAGACCGAGCATTTCGGAACGGTGTCCGATGACTGGACGCGGCTGGAGACCGAGAAGAGGATATCCCGCGATGACCCCGCTTACCTCCGCTATCGGGGCAAGCCGTTGGTTGCCTTGTGGGGCATGGGCTTCAATGATCGCGCGCCATCGCTTGCGGAATGGGAGACGCTGATCCGCTTCTTCAAGGAGAAGGACTATGCGGTGATGTTGGGAGTGCCCTGCTACTGGCGCACCCTGGATCGCGACACGATCAACGATCCCAAGGTTCACGAATTGATCCGGATGGCGGACATCGTGAGCCCGTGGGCGGTGGGCCGTTTCGGCACGCCTCAAGATGCGGCGAACCGCGTGGAGAAGCTGCTCAAGCCGGACATCGCCTGGTGCCGTGAGCGGGGCTTGGATTACCTGCCCGTGGGCTTCCCCGGCTTTAGCTGGTACAATCTCCAGAAGAGCCGCAAGCAGGAGGCGAAGTTCGATCAGGTTCCAAGGCTCGGGGGGCAGTTCCTTTGGAGCCAAGCCATCGCTGCCAAGGACGCGGGGGCGAAGTCGCTCTACATCGCGATGTTCGACGAGGTGGATGAGGCCACCGCGATCTTCAAGACCTCGCAGAATCCGCCGGTGGGAGAGGTGAGATTCCTGTCCGAGCCCGGGCTGAAGTCCGACCACTATCTGTGGCTGACGAGAGAGATCGGCAAGATGCTGAGAGGTGAACGGGGAGCGGATACCAAGCTTCCCCTGCGCTGA
- a CDS encoding PKD domain-containing protein, producing MKSLVFLLAMIMASSAAAASLSGELRKWHKVTLSFDGPNSSESATPNPFTNYRLDVTFRHAASGKVYRVPGYYAADGNAANTSATSGDVWRVHFAPDETGTWTWNASFRSGSNVAMADLPDAGSSAGFFDGDSGSFPISATDKTGRDFRGKGRLQYVDKHHLRFAESGRYFMKAGVDAPENLLAYTDFDGEFKTDGREDDYVRPYTPHIQDWSNGDPVWQGSKGKGLIGAVNYLADQGLNAFSFLTMNIDGDDKNVYPYTSYGERLRMDVSKLDQWEIVFEHGTRNGMYLHFKTQETENELMLDSGNLGNQRKLYYRELIARFGHHLALNWNLGEEINGASLQQKQAWAQYFYDNDPYRHHLVIHNGATHYNMMGDASKLTGFSLQLNAYDFTDNFAMTKDYIDRSVAAGKPWVVATDEPGDSRYSLRPDSDPGTSHTDARKDALWGNIMAGGAGVEFYFGYALEQSDLTCDDFRSRHSFWPFCRTAVQFFENNDIPFDEMSNANSLVSNNGNNANRCLAKPGDAYIVQLRSGGSHTLNLSGQSGNFRVRWLDPRNGGALISGPTLSGGGTRNLGSPPDSTGSDWIALVESTSGGTPTNEAPVVSAGSDKSASLSGGTVSVTLNGSASDDGLPSGSTLTRTWSRVSGPAAVSFSSTTSASTSATFTAAGVYVLRLSASDGTLNSSDEVQVTITEGQPNNQAPQVTAGPDRSATLSSGSAQIPLAGSASDDGLPTGSTLAVSWSSVSGPASVTFSNAASSNSAATFSAVGTYVLRLTATDGSLSASDETTVVISSSGGGGTTVTVAAQDAFLQNGSNVNNADLRVENSSRKRISYLQFDTSGSSGPFTSATLTITQRGDVPSGKMQLRLFATSNNWNEATITGSNAPAKGAEVAAYYGDIPAGVALNFDVSSVVTAPGIYSFILDTDTSRDVTFASSENTLLSARPVLTTTGSGGAPANAAPVVSAGPDRSGSYRNEPVSIPITGSASDDGLPQGSTLSLSWTMVSGPAPVSFSPANAAATNATFNAAGSYVLRLSGSDGALASSDQMTIDVVADIIDNEIPTVSAGPDQAATLSGSAVSIALNGSASDDGQPAGSTLVTTWSRVSGPGAVTFADPASATTTATFSTAGTYVLRLTASDGELSESDEMSVVIEDAAPGGGSPVTFAATHDAYTENGSRFNSSLLRLENSSRKRIIYLQFDTRGVGAVTAPELKLTQSDDVSSGSMTLRLYAATSNSWTESTITGTNAPAKGPQLAVFTGDISKGKVLSFDVSSHVGAGAIYSFILEADSSSLDVSFASAENSATSARPSLIATSSAAGAAPLLPGAGAEDPGGFASMLSSIERDAAGQITLTASGTPGYTYAVQRSTDLIEWFPMGLAEADAEGRVRFEDSAPPQGSAYYRLTEP from the coding sequence ATGAAATCCCTCGTGTTTCTTCTCGCCATGATCATGGCGTCTTCCGCAGCGGCGGCATCGCTCAGCGGCGAACTGCGCAAATGGCATAAGGTCACGCTCAGTTTCGACGGGCCTAACAGCAGCGAATCCGCAACTCCGAATCCGTTCACGAACTACCGCTTGGATGTGACCTTCCGTCACGCGGCGAGCGGCAAGGTCTACCGGGTGCCGGGCTATTATGCAGCCGATGGCAATGCGGCGAATACCTCTGCTACCTCGGGCGATGTATGGCGGGTTCATTTCGCGCCGGACGAGACGGGCACTTGGACATGGAATGCCTCCTTCCGGTCCGGATCCAATGTGGCGATGGCGGATCTTCCCGACGCCGGCAGCAGCGCGGGCTTCTTCGATGGCGACAGCGGCAGCTTCCCGATCTCTGCCACGGACAAAACCGGGCGGGACTTCCGGGGGAAAGGCCGCTTGCAGTATGTGGACAAGCATCACCTCCGCTTCGCGGAAAGCGGCAGGTATTTCATGAAGGCCGGCGTGGATGCGCCGGAGAACCTGTTGGCCTACACCGACTTCGATGGTGAATTCAAAACCGATGGCCGGGAGGACGACTACGTGCGCCCCTACACGCCGCACATCCAAGACTGGTCGAACGGCGATCCGGTCTGGCAGGGCAGCAAGGGCAAGGGCTTGATCGGTGCGGTCAACTACCTGGCAGACCAAGGATTGAATGCCTTCTCCTTCCTGACCATGAACATCGATGGGGATGACAAGAACGTCTATCCCTACACCTCCTACGGTGAGCGCCTGCGAATGGACGTCTCGAAGCTGGACCAGTGGGAGATCGTCTTCGAGCACGGCACCCGTAACGGGATGTATCTCCACTTCAAGACCCAGGAGACGGAGAACGAGCTCATGCTCGACAGCGGCAACTTGGGCAACCAACGGAAGCTTTACTATCGCGAGCTCATCGCTCGCTTCGGCCATCATCTCGCACTGAATTGGAACCTCGGCGAGGAGATCAACGGTGCCTCCCTCCAACAGAAGCAAGCGTGGGCCCAATATTTCTACGACAACGACCCTTATCGCCATCACCTGGTGATCCACAACGGAGCCACCCACTACAACATGATGGGCGATGCCTCGAAGCTGACCGGCTTCTCGCTCCAACTGAATGCCTACGACTTCACCGATAACTTCGCGATGACCAAGGACTACATCGACCGCTCGGTGGCGGCCGGAAAGCCTTGGGTGGTGGCGACGGATGAGCCTGGAGACTCCCGCTACAGCCTGCGGCCGGATAGCGATCCCGGCACCAGTCACACCGATGCCCGCAAGGACGCCCTCTGGGGCAACATCATGGCAGGCGGCGCAGGGGTCGAGTTCTACTTCGGCTACGCCCTGGAGCAGTCGGACCTCACATGCGACGACTTCCGCAGCCGGCATTCCTTCTGGCCCTTCTGCAGGACGGCGGTGCAGTTCTTCGAGAACAACGACATTCCCTTCGACGAAATGTCGAACGCGAACTCGCTGGTGAGCAACAACGGCAACAATGCCAACCGCTGCCTCGCCAAGCCGGGAGATGCCTACATCGTGCAGCTTCGCTCCGGTGGATCACACACACTGAACCTTTCCGGCCAGAGTGGAAACTTCCGCGTGCGCTGGCTCGACCCTCGCAACGGAGGCGCTTTGATCAGCGGCCCGACGCTCAGCGGCGGAGGCACCCGCAATCTCGGGAGCCCGCCCGATTCCACCGGCTCGGATTGGATCGCCTTGGTCGAGTCGACATCCGGCGGCACGCCTACGAACGAGGCTCCGGTGGTGAGCGCGGGTTCCGACAAGTCGGCAAGCCTCTCCGGCGGCACGGTGAGCGTCACCCTGAATGGCTCGGCCTCGGATGATGGTTTACCCTCCGGCTCGACCTTGACCCGCACTTGGAGCCGCGTCAGCGGGCCTGCTGCGGTCAGCTTCTCCAGCACCACCAGCGCGAGCACCTCGGCCACCTTCACCGCAGCCGGTGTCTACGTCCTCCGCCTCAGCGCCAGCGACGGCACCTTGAACAGCTCGGATGAGGTGCAAGTGACGATCACCGAGGGGCAACCGAATAACCAAGCTCCGCAAGTGACAGCAGGTCCCGATCGCTCCGCGACTCTTTCAAGCGGCTCTGCCCAGATCCCCCTCGCCGGCAGCGCCAGTGATGACGGCCTGCCCACCGGCAGCACCCTCGCCGTGAGCTGGAGTTCGGTGAGTGGTCCCGCTTCCGTCACCTTCTCAAACGCCGCTTCATCTAACAGCGCGGCCACCTTCAGCGCGGTCGGCACCTATGTGCTGAGACTCACCGCCACCGATGGCAGCCTCAGCGCCTCGGACGAGACCACGGTGGTCATCAGCAGTTCCGGTGGCGGCGGCACCACCGTCACCGTGGCCGCTCAGGATGCCTTTCTCCAGAATGGCAGCAACGTGAACAATGCCGACCTGCGTGTGGAGAACTCATCGCGGAAGCGCATCTCTTACCTGCAGTTCGATACCAGCGGATCCTCGGGCCCCTTCACCTCCGCCACCTTGACCATAACCCAGCGCGGCGATGTCCCTAGCGGCAAGATGCAGCTCCGTCTCTTCGCGACTTCCAACAACTGGAATGAGGCCACCATCACCGGTTCCAATGCACCGGCCAAGGGTGCCGAAGTCGCCGCCTACTATGGCGATATCCCAGCAGGAGTAGCCTTGAACTTCGACGTCTCCTCCGTGGTAACCGCTCCGGGCATCTACAGCTTCATCCTCGATACGGATACATCCCGTGATGTGACCTTTGCCTCCTCGGAGAATACCCTCTTATCCGCTCGCCCGGTTCTGACGACCACCGGCAGCGGCGGCGCTCCCGCGAATGCCGCACCGGTTGTATCTGCCGGACCCGATCGCTCCGGCTCCTATCGGAACGAGCCGGTCAGCATCCCGATTACCGGTTCGGCCTCCGACGACGGGCTGCCGCAGGGCTCCACCCTCTCGCTGTCTTGGACGATGGTGAGCGGTCCCGCACCGGTGTCCTTCTCGCCCGCCAATGCCGCGGCGACGAATGCCACCTTCAATGCCGCGGGAAGTTATGTCCTGCGTCTCTCGGGCAGCGACGGCGCTCTTGCTTCGAGCGATCAGATGACCATCGATGTCGTGGCCGACATCATCGACAACGAGATCCCCACGGTGAGCGCGGGCCCGGATCAAGCGGCTACTCTCAGCGGCAGCGCGGTGAGCATCGCGCTCAACGGTAGCGCCAGCGACGACGGACAACCCGCGGGCTCGACACTCGTTACCACTTGGTCGCGGGTCAGTGGCCCCGGTGCGGTGACATTTGCAGATCCTGCATCCGCCACCACCACCGCCACATTCAGCACGGCGGGCACCTATGTGCTCCGTCTCACCGCCTCCGATGGTGAACTGAGCGAGAGCGATGAGATGAGCGTGGTAATCGAAGATGCAGCCCCGGGAGGTGGATCCCCCGTCACCTTCGCCGCCACTCACGACGCCTACACGGAGAATGGATCGAGATTCAACAGCTCGCTGCTCCGCCTCGAGAACAGCTCCAGGAAGCGCATCATCTACCTTCAATTTGATACGCGCGGCGTCGGTGCCGTGACCGCACCCGAGCTCAAGCTCACCCAGAGTGACGACGTTTCATCCGGCTCCATGACTCTGCGCCTCTACGCCGCGACCTCGAACTCTTGGACCGAAAGCACCATCACCGGCACCAACGCTCCCGCGAAGGGCCCTCAGCTCGCCGTCTTCACCGGGGACATTTCGAAAGGCAAGGTCCTGAGCTTCGATGTCTCCTCGCACGTCGGGGCCGGAGCGATCTACAGCTTCATCTTGGAAGCAGATTCCTCCTCGCTCGATGTCTCCTTCGCTTCGGCTGAAAACTCTGCGACCTCGGCCCGCCCCTCGCTGATTGCGACGAGCAGCGCCGCCGGTGCCGCGCCGCTTCTCCCCGGCGCAGGTGCAGAAGATCCGGGCGGATTCGCCTCCATGCTCTCCAGCATCGAACGCGATGCCGCCGGGCAGATCACGCTCACCGCCAGCGGCACTCCGGGATACACCTATGCAGTCCAGCGCTCCACCGACCTGATCGAGTGGTTCCCGATGGGACTGGCGGAGGCGGATGCCGAGGGCCGGGTGCGCTTCGAGGATAGCGCGCCGCCCCAAGGCAGCGCCTACTATCGCCTCACCGAGCCCTGA